A window from Gossypium raimondii isolate GPD5lz chromosome 7, ASM2569854v1, whole genome shotgun sequence encodes these proteins:
- the LOC105788374 gene encoding transportin MOS14 isoform X2 has translation MYTCIQHSHVADNLLHDATSNPETLIFCSQTLRSKVQRDFEELPSEAFRQLRDSLNNLLKKFHKGPAIVRTQISIAVAALAVHVPAEDWGDGGIVNWLRDGMNAHPEYIPGFLELLTVLPEEAFNYKIAARPERRRQFEKELTSQMEIALNILTACLSISELKEQVLEAFASWLRLKHGIPGSVLATHPLVLTALSSLNCDILSEASVNVVSELIHYTASGSSGGVSVQMPLIQVIVPQVMSLQAQLRDSSKDDEDVKAIARLFADMGDSYVELIATGSNEAMMIVNALLEVASLPEFDIASMTFNFWHNLQVILTKRNFDISFGDEASIEAERNRRLQVFRQSYESLVSLVSSRVQYPDDYQNLSYEDLKEFKQTRYAVADVLTDAASVLGGDTTLQILYMKLVEAVSSCRNEQSEWRPAEAALFCIRAISNYVSVVEANVMPQVMDLLSKLPHQPQLLQTVCLIVGAYSKWLDAAPSGFSKLPLVIDILMSGMRTSEDSAAAAALAFRHICDDCRKKLCAYCKQLFHIYYTAVNGEGSFKGSAEDSLHLVEALSMVITELPPEPAKDALEELCSSVVTPLQEVINQGPEVLEKKHARELTVYIDRFAYIFRYVNHPGAVADAVHRLWPIFKAIFDLRAWDMRTMESLCRACKYAVRTSGRFMGITIGAMLEEIQGLYQQHHQPCFLYLSSEVIKIFGSDPSCASYLKNMIEALFKHTTCLLTSIKEFTRRPDIGDDCFLLASRCIRYCPQLFIPSSIFPALVDCAMIGITVQHREASNSILTFLSDIFDLAKSSKGEQFLSIRDSVIIPRGATITRILVAALTGALPSSRLETVAYALLALTRAYGMQALEWAKESVSLIPLAAVKEVERIRFLQALSDAASGADVNVLMIPVEELSDVCRRNRTVQEIVQGALKPLELNLVPVP, from the exons ATGTATACCTGTATTCAACACTCACAC gTTGCTGATAATTTGCTTCATGATGCCACTAGCAATCCAGAgactttaatattttgttcGCAGACACTTAGAAGCAAG GTACAACGTGATTTTGAAGAATTACCATCTGAAGCTTTTCGCCAATTAAGGGATTCCTTAAAT AACTTGTTGAAAAAGTTCCATAAAGGGCCTGCTATTGTCCGGACTCAG ATTAGCATTGCAGTTGCTGCTTTGGCTGTACATGTTCCTGCAGAAGACTGGGGAGATGGTGGCATTGTCAATTGGCTTCGAGATGGGATGAACGCTCATCCAGAGTATATTCCAGGTTTTTTGGAGCTACTTACTGTCTTACCTGAG GAAGCATTCAACTACAAGATAGCTGCTCGTCCTGAACGACGCCGTCAATTTGAGAAAGAGCTAACTTCTCAAATGGAAATTGCTCTTAACATACTGACAGCTTGTTTAAGTATAAGTGAATTGAAAGAGCAG GTTCTTGAGGCATTTGCTTCTTGGCTTCGGCTAAAGCATGG GATCCCTGGTTCTGTACTTGCAACTCACCCATTGGTCCTAACGGCTCTTTCAAGTTTGAATTGTGATATACTTTCTGAGGCATCTGTGAATG TTGTTTCTGAATTGATACACTACACAGCATCAGGAAGCTCTGGTGGTGTTTCTGTACAAATGCCATTAATTCAAGTAATTGTCCCTCAAGTTATGAGTCTACAAGCACAACTTAGAGATTCTTCAAAG GATGACGAAGATGTGAAAGCCATTGCTCGGTTATTTGCAGATATGGGTGATTCATATGTCGAACTGATTGCAACTG GTTCAAATGAAGCCATGATGATAGTGAATGCTTTGCTAGAAGTTGCTTCACTTCCCGAATTTGATATTGCTTCAATGACGTTTAACTTTTGGCACAATCTTCAGGTTATCTTGACAAAAAG GAATTTCGATATTTCATTTGGTGATGAAGCATCCATTGAAGCTGAGAGAAACCGGAGGCTTCAAGTTTTTCGTCAATCGTATGAGTCTCTTGTATCCTTG GTGAGCTCCCGAGTTCAATATCCCGATGACTATCAAAATCTTTCATATGAGGATCTCAAGGAGTTCAAACAGACTAGATATG CTGTTGCGGATGTGTTAACTGATGCAGCATCAGTTTTAGGCGGTGACACAACATTACAAATTCTATACATGAAGCTTGTAGag GCTGTATCTAGCTGTAGAAATGAACAGAGTGAATGGCGTCCAGCTGAGGCTGCTTTATTTTGCATTCGAGCTATATCAAATTATGTTTCAGTTGTTGAAGCAAATGTAATGCCTCAG GTTATGGATCTGCTTTCAAAACTGCCTCATCAGCCCCAGCTTCTTCAGACGG TGTGCTTAATCGTTGGAGCATACTCTAAGTGGCTTGACGCTGCACCAAGTGGTTTCTCTAAGTTGCCTTTGGTGATTGATATTCTCATGAGCGGCATGCGTACCTCTGAAGATTCTGCAGCAGCTGCTGCTTTGGCATTTAGGCACATATGTGATG ATTGCCGGAAAAAGCTTTGTGCTTACTGTAAACAGCTTTTCCATATATACTATACAGCAGTTAATGGGGAAGGTAGTTTTAAGGGCTCTGCTGAGGACTCATTGCACTTGGTAGAAGCTTTGAG CATGGTTATTACTGAACTTCCACCGGAGCCTGCTAAGGATGCCTTGGAGGAACTGTGCTCATCAGTTGTTACTCCTTTACAG GAAGTTATCAACCAAGGACCAGAAGTTTTAGAGAAGAAACATGCTCGAGAATTAACAGTTTACATAGATCGATTTGCATATATCTTTCG GTATGTGAATCATCCTGGAGCAGTTGCAGATGCAGTTCACAGGCTTTGGCCAATATTCAAAGCCATATTTGATCT TCGTGCTTGGGACATGCGGACCATGGAGTCTCTTTGCCGTGCCTGCAAATATGCT gtGAGAACTTCTGGAAGATTTATGGGAATCACAATTGGAGCAATGCTTGAAGAAATTCAGGGCCTGTATCAACAACACCACCAGCCTTGCTTCCTTTATCTCTCTAGTGAAGTTATAAAG ATATTTGGCTCTGATCCTTCTTGTGCAAGCTACCTCAAAAATATGATCGAGGCGCTTTTCAAGCACACAACATGTCTTCTCACAAGTATTAAG GAGTTCACCAGAAGACCAGACATTGGAGATGATTGTTTTCTGTTGGCATCAAGGTGCATTCGTTATTGTCCTCAATTATTCATTCCTTCTTCCATATTTCCAGCTTTAGTAGATTGCGCGATGATTGGGATCACAGTGCAGCACAG AGAGGCCTCCAATTCCATCTTGACCTTCTTGTCTGATATCTTTGATCTTGCAAAGTCTAGCAAGGGAGAACAATTTTTATCCATAAGGGATAGTGTCATTATTCCGCGAGGAGCTACCATTACTAGAATCCTGGTGGCGGCCCTAACTGGAGCACTCCCAAGTTCTCGATTAGAGACG GTAGCATATGCACTTCTAGCACTAACTCGAGCATATGGGATGCAAGCTCTGGAGTGGGCTAAGGAAAGTGTTTCATTGATCCCATTGGCTGCTGTCAAGGAAGTAGAACGCATAAGATTTTTGCAAGCTTTGTCAGATGCTGCCTCCGGAGCTGATGTCAATGTCCTGATGATCCCTGTTGAAGAGTTATCTGATGTTTGTCGTCGTAACCGAACAGTTCAAGAGATTGTGCAAGGAGCACTAAAGCCACTTGAGTTGAATCTGGTACCTGTACCATAG
- the LOC105788374 gene encoding transportin MOS14 isoform X1 encodes MQSMELQNTVKEALNALYHYPDDAVRMQADRWLQDFQRTIDAWQVADNLLHDATSNPETLIFCSQTLRSKVQRDFEELPSEAFRQLRDSLNNLLKKFHKGPAIVRTQISIAVAALAVHVPAEDWGDGGIVNWLRDGMNAHPEYIPGFLELLTVLPEEAFNYKIAARPERRRQFEKELTSQMEIALNILTACLSISELKEQVLEAFASWLRLKHGIPGSVLATHPLVLTALSSLNCDILSEASVNVVSELIHYTASGSSGGVSVQMPLIQVIVPQVMSLQAQLRDSSKDDEDVKAIARLFADMGDSYVELIATGSNEAMMIVNALLEVASLPEFDIASMTFNFWHNLQVILTKRNFDISFGDEASIEAERNRRLQVFRQSYESLVSLVSSRVQYPDDYQNLSYEDLKEFKQTRYAVADVLTDAASVLGGDTTLQILYMKLVEAVSSCRNEQSEWRPAEAALFCIRAISNYVSVVEANVMPQVMDLLSKLPHQPQLLQTVCLIVGAYSKWLDAAPSGFSKLPLVIDILMSGMRTSEDSAAAAALAFRHICDDCRKKLCAYCKQLFHIYYTAVNGEGSFKGSAEDSLHLVEALSMVITELPPEPAKDALEELCSSVVTPLQEVINQGPEVLEKKHARELTVYIDRFAYIFRYVNHPGAVADAVHRLWPIFKAIFDLRAWDMRTMESLCRACKYAVRTSGRFMGITIGAMLEEIQGLYQQHHQPCFLYLSSEVIKIFGSDPSCASYLKNMIEALFKHTTCLLTSIKEFTRRPDIGDDCFLLASRCIRYCPQLFIPSSIFPALVDCAMIGITVQHREASNSILTFLSDIFDLAKSSKGEQFLSIRDSVIIPRGATITRILVAALTGALPSSRLETVAYALLALTRAYGMQALEWAKESVSLIPLAAVKEVERIRFLQALSDAASGADVNVLMIPVEELSDVCRRNRTVQEIVQGALKPLELNLVPVP; translated from the exons atgcAGAGTATGGAGCTGCAGAACACTGTGAAAGAAGCCCTAAATGCACTGTATCATTACCCCGACGATGCAGTGCGTATGCAAGCCGATCGATGGTTGCAAGATTTTCAACGCACAATCGACGCTTGGCAG gTTGCTGATAATTTGCTTCATGATGCCACTAGCAATCCAGAgactttaatattttgttcGCAGACACTTAGAAGCAAG GTACAACGTGATTTTGAAGAATTACCATCTGAAGCTTTTCGCCAATTAAGGGATTCCTTAAAT AACTTGTTGAAAAAGTTCCATAAAGGGCCTGCTATTGTCCGGACTCAG ATTAGCATTGCAGTTGCTGCTTTGGCTGTACATGTTCCTGCAGAAGACTGGGGAGATGGTGGCATTGTCAATTGGCTTCGAGATGGGATGAACGCTCATCCAGAGTATATTCCAGGTTTTTTGGAGCTACTTACTGTCTTACCTGAG GAAGCATTCAACTACAAGATAGCTGCTCGTCCTGAACGACGCCGTCAATTTGAGAAAGAGCTAACTTCTCAAATGGAAATTGCTCTTAACATACTGACAGCTTGTTTAAGTATAAGTGAATTGAAAGAGCAG GTTCTTGAGGCATTTGCTTCTTGGCTTCGGCTAAAGCATGG GATCCCTGGTTCTGTACTTGCAACTCACCCATTGGTCCTAACGGCTCTTTCAAGTTTGAATTGTGATATACTTTCTGAGGCATCTGTGAATG TTGTTTCTGAATTGATACACTACACAGCATCAGGAAGCTCTGGTGGTGTTTCTGTACAAATGCCATTAATTCAAGTAATTGTCCCTCAAGTTATGAGTCTACAAGCACAACTTAGAGATTCTTCAAAG GATGACGAAGATGTGAAAGCCATTGCTCGGTTATTTGCAGATATGGGTGATTCATATGTCGAACTGATTGCAACTG GTTCAAATGAAGCCATGATGATAGTGAATGCTTTGCTAGAAGTTGCTTCACTTCCCGAATTTGATATTGCTTCAATGACGTTTAACTTTTGGCACAATCTTCAGGTTATCTTGACAAAAAG GAATTTCGATATTTCATTTGGTGATGAAGCATCCATTGAAGCTGAGAGAAACCGGAGGCTTCAAGTTTTTCGTCAATCGTATGAGTCTCTTGTATCCTTG GTGAGCTCCCGAGTTCAATATCCCGATGACTATCAAAATCTTTCATATGAGGATCTCAAGGAGTTCAAACAGACTAGATATG CTGTTGCGGATGTGTTAACTGATGCAGCATCAGTTTTAGGCGGTGACACAACATTACAAATTCTATACATGAAGCTTGTAGag GCTGTATCTAGCTGTAGAAATGAACAGAGTGAATGGCGTCCAGCTGAGGCTGCTTTATTTTGCATTCGAGCTATATCAAATTATGTTTCAGTTGTTGAAGCAAATGTAATGCCTCAG GTTATGGATCTGCTTTCAAAACTGCCTCATCAGCCCCAGCTTCTTCAGACGG TGTGCTTAATCGTTGGAGCATACTCTAAGTGGCTTGACGCTGCACCAAGTGGTTTCTCTAAGTTGCCTTTGGTGATTGATATTCTCATGAGCGGCATGCGTACCTCTGAAGATTCTGCAGCAGCTGCTGCTTTGGCATTTAGGCACATATGTGATG ATTGCCGGAAAAAGCTTTGTGCTTACTGTAAACAGCTTTTCCATATATACTATACAGCAGTTAATGGGGAAGGTAGTTTTAAGGGCTCTGCTGAGGACTCATTGCACTTGGTAGAAGCTTTGAG CATGGTTATTACTGAACTTCCACCGGAGCCTGCTAAGGATGCCTTGGAGGAACTGTGCTCATCAGTTGTTACTCCTTTACAG GAAGTTATCAACCAAGGACCAGAAGTTTTAGAGAAGAAACATGCTCGAGAATTAACAGTTTACATAGATCGATTTGCATATATCTTTCG GTATGTGAATCATCCTGGAGCAGTTGCAGATGCAGTTCACAGGCTTTGGCCAATATTCAAAGCCATATTTGATCT TCGTGCTTGGGACATGCGGACCATGGAGTCTCTTTGCCGTGCCTGCAAATATGCT gtGAGAACTTCTGGAAGATTTATGGGAATCACAATTGGAGCAATGCTTGAAGAAATTCAGGGCCTGTATCAACAACACCACCAGCCTTGCTTCCTTTATCTCTCTAGTGAAGTTATAAAG ATATTTGGCTCTGATCCTTCTTGTGCAAGCTACCTCAAAAATATGATCGAGGCGCTTTTCAAGCACACAACATGTCTTCTCACAAGTATTAAG GAGTTCACCAGAAGACCAGACATTGGAGATGATTGTTTTCTGTTGGCATCAAGGTGCATTCGTTATTGTCCTCAATTATTCATTCCTTCTTCCATATTTCCAGCTTTAGTAGATTGCGCGATGATTGGGATCACAGTGCAGCACAG AGAGGCCTCCAATTCCATCTTGACCTTCTTGTCTGATATCTTTGATCTTGCAAAGTCTAGCAAGGGAGAACAATTTTTATCCATAAGGGATAGTGTCATTATTCCGCGAGGAGCTACCATTACTAGAATCCTGGTGGCGGCCCTAACTGGAGCACTCCCAAGTTCTCGATTAGAGACG GTAGCATATGCACTTCTAGCACTAACTCGAGCATATGGGATGCAAGCTCTGGAGTGGGCTAAGGAAAGTGTTTCATTGATCCCATTGGCTGCTGTCAAGGAAGTAGAACGCATAAGATTTTTGCAAGCTTTGTCAGATGCTGCCTCCGGAGCTGATGTCAATGTCCTGATGATCCCTGTTGAAGAGTTATCTGATGTTTGTCGTCGTAACCGAACAGTTCAAGAGATTGTGCAAGGAGCACTAAAGCCACTTGAGTTGAATCTGGTACCTGTACCATAG
- the LOC105788374 gene encoding transportin MOS14 isoform X3 produces MNAHPEYIPGFLELLTVLPEEAFNYKIAARPERRRQFEKELTSQMEIALNILTACLSISELKEQVLEAFASWLRLKHGIPGSVLATHPLVLTALSSLNCDILSEASVNVVSELIHYTASGSSGGVSVQMPLIQVIVPQVMSLQAQLRDSSKDDEDVKAIARLFADMGDSYVELIATGSNEAMMIVNALLEVASLPEFDIASMTFNFWHNLQVILTKRNFDISFGDEASIEAERNRRLQVFRQSYESLVSLVSSRVQYPDDYQNLSYEDLKEFKQTRYAVADVLTDAASVLGGDTTLQILYMKLVEAVSSCRNEQSEWRPAEAALFCIRAISNYVSVVEANVMPQVMDLLSKLPHQPQLLQTVCLIVGAYSKWLDAAPSGFSKLPLVIDILMSGMRTSEDSAAAAALAFRHICDDCRKKLCAYCKQLFHIYYTAVNGEGSFKGSAEDSLHLVEALSMVITELPPEPAKDALEELCSSVVTPLQEVINQGPEVLEKKHARELTVYIDRFAYIFRYVNHPGAVADAVHRLWPIFKAIFDLRAWDMRTMESLCRACKYAVRTSGRFMGITIGAMLEEIQGLYQQHHQPCFLYLSSEVIKIFGSDPSCASYLKNMIEALFKHTTCLLTSIKEFTRRPDIGDDCFLLASRCIRYCPQLFIPSSIFPALVDCAMIGITVQHREASNSILTFLSDIFDLAKSSKGEQFLSIRDSVIIPRGATITRILVAALTGALPSSRLETVAYALLALTRAYGMQALEWAKESVSLIPLAAVKEVERIRFLQALSDAASGADVNVLMIPVEELSDVCRRNRTVQEIVQGALKPLELNLVPVP; encoded by the exons ATGAACGCTCATCCAGAGTATATTCCAGGTTTTTTGGAGCTACTTACTGTCTTACCTGAG GAAGCATTCAACTACAAGATAGCTGCTCGTCCTGAACGACGCCGTCAATTTGAGAAAGAGCTAACTTCTCAAATGGAAATTGCTCTTAACATACTGACAGCTTGTTTAAGTATAAGTGAATTGAAAGAGCAG GTTCTTGAGGCATTTGCTTCTTGGCTTCGGCTAAAGCATGG GATCCCTGGTTCTGTACTTGCAACTCACCCATTGGTCCTAACGGCTCTTTCAAGTTTGAATTGTGATATACTTTCTGAGGCATCTGTGAATG TTGTTTCTGAATTGATACACTACACAGCATCAGGAAGCTCTGGTGGTGTTTCTGTACAAATGCCATTAATTCAAGTAATTGTCCCTCAAGTTATGAGTCTACAAGCACAACTTAGAGATTCTTCAAAG GATGACGAAGATGTGAAAGCCATTGCTCGGTTATTTGCAGATATGGGTGATTCATATGTCGAACTGATTGCAACTG GTTCAAATGAAGCCATGATGATAGTGAATGCTTTGCTAGAAGTTGCTTCACTTCCCGAATTTGATATTGCTTCAATGACGTTTAACTTTTGGCACAATCTTCAGGTTATCTTGACAAAAAG GAATTTCGATATTTCATTTGGTGATGAAGCATCCATTGAAGCTGAGAGAAACCGGAGGCTTCAAGTTTTTCGTCAATCGTATGAGTCTCTTGTATCCTTG GTGAGCTCCCGAGTTCAATATCCCGATGACTATCAAAATCTTTCATATGAGGATCTCAAGGAGTTCAAACAGACTAGATATG CTGTTGCGGATGTGTTAACTGATGCAGCATCAGTTTTAGGCGGTGACACAACATTACAAATTCTATACATGAAGCTTGTAGag GCTGTATCTAGCTGTAGAAATGAACAGAGTGAATGGCGTCCAGCTGAGGCTGCTTTATTTTGCATTCGAGCTATATCAAATTATGTTTCAGTTGTTGAAGCAAATGTAATGCCTCAG GTTATGGATCTGCTTTCAAAACTGCCTCATCAGCCCCAGCTTCTTCAGACGG TGTGCTTAATCGTTGGAGCATACTCTAAGTGGCTTGACGCTGCACCAAGTGGTTTCTCTAAGTTGCCTTTGGTGATTGATATTCTCATGAGCGGCATGCGTACCTCTGAAGATTCTGCAGCAGCTGCTGCTTTGGCATTTAGGCACATATGTGATG ATTGCCGGAAAAAGCTTTGTGCTTACTGTAAACAGCTTTTCCATATATACTATACAGCAGTTAATGGGGAAGGTAGTTTTAAGGGCTCTGCTGAGGACTCATTGCACTTGGTAGAAGCTTTGAG CATGGTTATTACTGAACTTCCACCGGAGCCTGCTAAGGATGCCTTGGAGGAACTGTGCTCATCAGTTGTTACTCCTTTACAG GAAGTTATCAACCAAGGACCAGAAGTTTTAGAGAAGAAACATGCTCGAGAATTAACAGTTTACATAGATCGATTTGCATATATCTTTCG GTATGTGAATCATCCTGGAGCAGTTGCAGATGCAGTTCACAGGCTTTGGCCAATATTCAAAGCCATATTTGATCT TCGTGCTTGGGACATGCGGACCATGGAGTCTCTTTGCCGTGCCTGCAAATATGCT gtGAGAACTTCTGGAAGATTTATGGGAATCACAATTGGAGCAATGCTTGAAGAAATTCAGGGCCTGTATCAACAACACCACCAGCCTTGCTTCCTTTATCTCTCTAGTGAAGTTATAAAG ATATTTGGCTCTGATCCTTCTTGTGCAAGCTACCTCAAAAATATGATCGAGGCGCTTTTCAAGCACACAACATGTCTTCTCACAAGTATTAAG GAGTTCACCAGAAGACCAGACATTGGAGATGATTGTTTTCTGTTGGCATCAAGGTGCATTCGTTATTGTCCTCAATTATTCATTCCTTCTTCCATATTTCCAGCTTTAGTAGATTGCGCGATGATTGGGATCACAGTGCAGCACAG AGAGGCCTCCAATTCCATCTTGACCTTCTTGTCTGATATCTTTGATCTTGCAAAGTCTAGCAAGGGAGAACAATTTTTATCCATAAGGGATAGTGTCATTATTCCGCGAGGAGCTACCATTACTAGAATCCTGGTGGCGGCCCTAACTGGAGCACTCCCAAGTTCTCGATTAGAGACG GTAGCATATGCACTTCTAGCACTAACTCGAGCATATGGGATGCAAGCTCTGGAGTGGGCTAAGGAAAGTGTTTCATTGATCCCATTGGCTGCTGTCAAGGAAGTAGAACGCATAAGATTTTTGCAAGCTTTGTCAGATGCTGCCTCCGGAGCTGATGTCAATGTCCTGATGATCCCTGTTGAAGAGTTATCTGATGTTTGTCGTCGTAACCGAACAGTTCAAGAGATTGTGCAAGGAGCACTAAAGCCACTTGAGTTGAATCTGGTACCTGTACCATAG